The nucleotide window CGGCTCGGTGGGATTTACAGCATTTCTTGCGTAGTCGACGATCTTATCGACCGTGTCATGACCGATGCCAGGCTCAACGCCAACCCGGCGGTAAATGAGGCCCACCATAAGGTGCCGCCACCAGGGTTTAAGTATCTCGTTACTGAAATGGTCGGT belongs to Acidobacteriota bacterium and includes:
- a CDS encoding group 1 truncated hemoglobin, which translates into the protein MPAEPQKPSLYERLGGIYSISCVVDDLIDRVMTDARLNANPAVNEAHHKVPPPGFKYLVTEMVG